The DNA segment GATATTTATTATCAAGGGCGCGAAGCTACAAACCGATTCTACGAAGCTCTTCCTTCTATTGTCGAAGACTCTATGAAAAAAGTTTCCACGCTCACAGGGCGTCGCTATAAAATTTTCGACTATGTTGGTGCGCCGGATGCTGACCGCGTCATCATTTCCATGGGATCGTCGTGCGAAACGATTGAAGAAGTCGTTAATACACTGCTCTCACATGGAGAAAAGGTCGGCTTGATCAAAGTCAGACTCTTTCGCCCCTTTTCAGCAACGCACCTACTGTCTGTCCTTCCTGCAACGGCATCGACCATAACAGTTCTGGATCGTACCAAAGAGCCTGGGGCATTAGGCGATCCTCTCTATCAGGATGTCTGCACTGTCTTCAATGAGAATAAACATGAAAACAATGTTATATCAGGGCGTTATGGGTTAGGCTCAAAAGAATTTACTCCCGCTATGGCCAAAGCAGTGTTTGATAACATGGCAAATCCAACGCCCAAATCACATTTCAATGTCGGCATTGAAGATGATGTCACTCATACTTCCCTGTCTGTTGCCGAGGCCCTGGATACCACCCCGGAAGGCACTGTACAGTGCAAGTTCTGGGGCCTCGGCTCTGATGGAACAGTCGGAGCAAACAAACAGGCCATAAAAATTATTGGTGATAATACGAACATGTATGCACAAGGGTATTTTGCATATGATTCAAAGAAGTCAGGTGGAATCACGATATCCCATTTACGGTTCGGCGAAAAACCGATTCAATCAACCTACCTCGTCACTGCTGCCGACTACATAGCATGTCATAACCCAAGCTATGTTTATCAATACGACATACTTGACGGTATAAAAGACGGCGGCACCTTTGTACTAAACACGTCATGGTCTGCTAAAGATATGGATCACAAACTCCCCGCATCCATGCGTAAAAAAATAGCCGAAAAAAAACTCAAATTCTATACGGTAGATGCAGTTAAAATAGCAGGAGAAGTCGGCCTTGGTGGACGAATTAATATGATCATGCAGACAGCGTTTTTTAAACTTGCCGACGTTATCGACTTTGATCAGGCTGTCTCGTTACTGAAAGATGGTATCCAGAAAGCATATGGTAAAAAGGGTGATAAAATTGTCAGTATGAATAATGCAGCCGTGGACGCTGCCATCGATGCCATTGTTGAGATTCCAGTTCCAAAAGAATGGACAACACCTGCAAACGAAACACCTGTTGCTGAAGCGGTCCCTGAATATGTCACTAATGTTATGCGCCCTATTCTCGCCCAACAGGGCGACACTTTACCTGTTTCTGCATTTTCCATTGATGGCACGATGCCTGCCGGAACTGCAAAATATGAAAAACGCGGAGTAGCCATAAGCGTCCCTCAATGGATTCCTGACAACTGCATTCAATGCAACCAGTGTGCCTTTGTTTGCCCACACTCAGCTCTTCGCGCGGTTCTATCAACGGAAGATGAAATGACGTCCGCACCGGTCACATTCAAGACTCTCGAAGCCAAGGGAAAAGACGTCAAGGGACTGCACTTCAGACTCCAAGTTAATACCCAGGATTGCCTCGGCTGCGGCAATTGTGCAGATATTTGCCCGGCCAAGGAGAAAGCACTTGTTATGCAACCGTTAGATTCCCAGGTGGATGAACAAATTCCCAACTTTAACTTTTCAGAAACCGTTTCTTACAAAGATGCATTCAAGCGCGAGACAGTCAAAGGAAGCCAGTTTCGCCAATCACTTATGGAATTCTCCGGTGCCTGCGCCGGTTGCGGTGAAACACCATATGTCAAAGTACTTACACAGCTCTTTGGGGAACGAATGATCATTGCCAATGCAACCGGATGTTCCTCTATATGGGGAGCCTCAGCTCCTTCTACGCCATATTGTATCAATTCGAACGGGAATGGTCCCGCCTGGGGGAACTCCCTGTTCGAAGATGCTGCGGAATTTGGCTATGGTATTGACATGGCTATATCACATCGTCGAGAAAAACTCTCTCAGCTTGCCCGACAAGTTTTAGCGGATGGATGTGAGGGAGACACGAAAACAGCACTTGTTGGCTGGCTTGCCAATATGGATAAAAATGAAGAATCTGCCGAATGGGGCAACAAATTGAAAGCAGCATTGCACGGGGAAACAGAGGGGCTACTTGGCGAAATAGCCTCAATGTCTGATATTTACACCAAAAAATCCATTTGGATTTTTGGTGGAGACGGATGGGCTTATGATATCGGATATGGTGGTGTTGACCATGTGCTCGCCTCAGGTGAAGACGTCAATATCCTGGTGCTTGATACCGAAGTTTACTCTAATACAGGCGGTCAGTCTTCAAAGGCGACACCACTTGGTTCTATCGCCAAGTTTGCCGCTGCCGGAAAACGAACCGGCAAAAAAGATCTGGGACGCATGGCCATGACTTATGGATACGTTTATGTAGCACAAGTAGCTATGGGAGCAGATAAACAACAAATGCTTAAGGCATTTAAGGAAGCGGAAGCTTATAGTGGCCCTTCACTTATCATCTGCTATGCTCCATGTATTAATCAGGGAATAAAAAAGGGCATGGGTAAAACACAATTCGAACAAAAACTGGCTGTCAATTCAGGGTATTGGCCATTATACAGGTACAATCCTGAGAGAGTAAGCGAAGGAAAAAATCCCTTTATGTTGGAATCTAAAGCACCTGACGGCTCTCTGCAGGAATTCCTTTCCGGCGAAAACCGCTACGCCATGCTTGAAAAATTCCAGCCTGACACAGCAAAAAGGCTTCGTAGTCAAATCGAAAAAAATTATGCTGATCGCTATGCTCAATTAGAATATATGGCCGCAGAAGAATTCATCGCGCCCAAAGACCTGGAAGAGCCTTTTTGCGAATCAACAAGCACAGCAGAACACTCACGTCCTGAAAGCGGCAGCGCATGCGACGATGGAAGATAAAAGGACCACGAGTTCCATTATAGCAAAATGAGAGGGTAAATCCCCCTCTTTAACTGTGTAAAGTGCCTCCTGCTCATGCGGGAGGCACTTTCATATATGCAAGCATCAGACAAAATCAATTTATTAGATTATGATAACTATATCACACTGACCCTGTTGAGACTTGAATAATTCGAGCACATTTCAAGATCACCAACTCTGCCACATGGTCCATGTCCTTGTTGGTCGAAGCATAAAAAAAAGGGAGGACATTATTGCCCTCCCCTTCTTCAATCAACACTTCAACTCTTAGTTAATGGTATTAACAGCACACGCCTGAACTTCAGTGTACATGAAGTTTTGAACGATCATGCCTTCCACCTGCACCTCATTCTTTTCATTGACAGCCTGTTGTATTCCAGCATCATTCACATAAAGCAGCAATTCGCCTGTATTGTCTGCAAACAGAAACTCATTGTCCTTAATTTGGCGAACAAAATGCCCATTCAATACAACACTGGTGTCAATGCCAGAAACCTTTGCTTCCGCAACAGATGTAGCCTTGTATGGCCCAGCGGCATAAGATTCCTGGGATGAAAAAATGAATGCCGATATCATAAGAAACAGCACAAAAAATATTCCAGAAGTTTTCATTGTATTATCCTCAAAATTTGAATTGTCTCTTTTAATCTGCCAGGACTTTCCTGACTCACGTCTAAACGATAACACATCTTAATCTTTTATCCAGATTTTTTTTCATGCTTAACATATTGGAATAACAGAATATTATAATATATTCTTTATTTTGACTGATTAGTCAATCAAAAAAATATCTTTAGTCACCTTCCTATGACAATCCAATTGAGAAATACCTGCACCAGAGCAAAACACATTTCAATAACAAATTTTCTTGCCCTCCCCAAAGAAAAGCGCCCGAAAGAAGAGTCTTTCGAGCGCGACCTGACGGTACACAAAATACCGATTAGTGCTTATGCTCAGGGTAATACTCAAGAAGAGCTTTGACGTATCCCTCAAGAGCATCCACTGGCTCTATTGAAGCATTTTGCTTGGCCTTCATGGCTCCGACTATAACGGCATGATGCTTCTTTAAACGTTCAACATAATCTTTCTGATCCGCCTTGACT comes from the Pseudodesulfovibrio piezophilus C1TLV30 genome and includes:
- the nifJ gene encoding pyruvate:ferredoxin (flavodoxin) oxidoreductase, with protein sequence MPKKMKTMDGNTAAAHVAYALTETAAIYPITPSSTMGEIAEEWAAQGRKNIFGQQVKIRQLQSEAGAAGAVHGGLAGGTLTTTFTASQGLLLMIPNMYKIAGELLPGVFHVSARAIAAHALSIFGDHQDVMACRQTGFAMLASASVQEVMDLSLVAHLSAIESSVPFVSFFDGFRTSHEIQKIETIDYEDMKPLVNMEKIKKFRKRAMSPENPNIRGSAQNPDIYYQGREATNRFYEALPSIVEDSMKKVSTLTGRRYKIFDYVGAPDADRVIISMGSSCETIEEVVNTLLSHGEKVGLIKVRLFRPFSATHLLSVLPATASTITVLDRTKEPGALGDPLYQDVCTVFNENKHENNVISGRYGLGSKEFTPAMAKAVFDNMANPTPKSHFNVGIEDDVTHTSLSVAEALDTTPEGTVQCKFWGLGSDGTVGANKQAIKIIGDNTNMYAQGYFAYDSKKSGGITISHLRFGEKPIQSTYLVTAADYIACHNPSYVYQYDILDGIKDGGTFVLNTSWSAKDMDHKLPASMRKKIAEKKLKFYTVDAVKIAGEVGLGGRINMIMQTAFFKLADVIDFDQAVSLLKDGIQKAYGKKGDKIVSMNNAAVDAAIDAIVEIPVPKEWTTPANETPVAEAVPEYVTNVMRPILAQQGDTLPVSAFSIDGTMPAGTAKYEKRGVAISVPQWIPDNCIQCNQCAFVCPHSALRAVLSTEDEMTSAPVTFKTLEAKGKDVKGLHFRLQVNTQDCLGCGNCADICPAKEKALVMQPLDSQVDEQIPNFNFSETVSYKDAFKRETVKGSQFRQSLMEFSGACAGCGETPYVKVLTQLFGERMIIANATGCSSIWGASAPSTPYCINSNGNGPAWGNSLFEDAAEFGYGIDMAISHRREKLSQLARQVLADGCEGDTKTALVGWLANMDKNEESAEWGNKLKAALHGETEGLLGEIASMSDIYTKKSIWIFGGDGWAYDIGYGGVDHVLASGEDVNILVLDTEVYSNTGGQSSKATPLGSIAKFAAAGKRTGKKDLGRMAMTYGYVYVAQVAMGADKQQMLKAFKEAEAYSGPSLIICYAPCINQGIKKGMGKTQFEQKLAVNSGYWPLYRYNPERVSEGKNPFMLESKAPDGSLQEFLSGENRYAMLEKFQPDTAKRLRSQIEKNYADRYAQLEYMAAEEFIAPKDLEEPFCESTSTAEHSRPESGSACDDGR
- a CDS encoding NirD/YgiW/YdeI family stress tolerance protein — encoded protein: MKTSGIFFVLFLMISAFIFSSQESYAAGPYKATSVAEAKVSGIDTSVVLNGHFVRQIKDNEFLFADNTGELLLYVNDAGIQQAVNEKNEVQVEGMIVQNFMYTEVQACAVNTIN